From the Pseudomonadales bacterium genome, the window ACATCGAATTTATTTTGAAAAAACTCAAGGAGCGCTCGATCAAGGTATGGATTATCACCAACGGCAGCTTGTTGCTCAATGAAAAAATCCGCCGCCTAATACACGAATATGTCTATGAAGTCGGTATCAGCATCGATTCGACAGAGCCCGAAGAATTCGCGCAAATTCGACCTATGGGAAAAGTCGGCCTAGATGAAGTACTGACAGGTATGCGAGTGTTATTGGAAGAAAGGAATCGTGGTGACTCCAGCGTCATCATAGGAATACACAACACCACCACTGAGATGAACTACAAAAATCTTTCATCGCTGGGTTCGTTGTGTATTGATCTGGGCGTCGATTATCTGGCCATAGGCTTTGTCGAAAACTGGCTGGTGCGCGGAGATCCTGATTACCAAACAACGGCCGACAGGATACATAAGTCTCTCTTGAAATTACCGGAAATCCATAAGGCCATCATAAAACAGCAATGGCGTTTGGCATTTCGCGGCATCATGGTTGGCTATAAATTACCAAAGCGGCGCATCGGTAAATGCGCATGGCCTTATCGCTCCGTACATATCACCGCCGAAGGACATGTAACACCCTGCTGTGCACGCACCCAACCAAACCATGGGACATTTAATATTAATACAGGAAATTTTAGTGAGTATTGGAACGGAAACGAATATCAAGCACTTCGACTAGCACATATGCAAAAAGACACACTCAATCCCATTTGCGGCAACTGCCCTCTTTAATCAAGCCTGCGGCTTAATCAACTCATCCAGCGTCAAACTAAAGCTCGGCAAAAACATTTCACAGAACTGGCGCACTTCTGGCAAAGCAATGTGCGACAGTTTCTCCTCCATATCTTTCATGGCTTTGCTGAATTCCGGGTTGCCCGCCACCATTTCCGCTTTGCATTTGGTGTACGCCACGATGATATCAGCGGCTTTAATCAATTGTTTAACAATAGGATCTACACGCTCTGACAACAAAAACGGTGCATAAGTAGCCTGTAAAGGCTTGGGCAGCATCGCCAACATTTCGCGTTCCGCTGCATGCTCTACTTCTTTGTACGCATCGCGAATTTTTTCATTGTGGTACTTGATCGGCGATGGCAAATCGCCGGTCAACACTTCTGAAGCATCGTGATACAAAGCGGTCAACACCAGCACGCCTAAATCCAATTTCTCTGTATGATTTTGGTTGTACAACTCACCCAGAGCGTGCGCCACGACAGCCACTTCAAAACTGTGCTCCATAACATTTTCACGGATGGCGTTACGCTTCATACCCCAGCGTTCTATCCAGCGCAATTTGCTGAGATAGGCAAAAAAGTGGCTTGTCTCTGTCATAGCTGATTTTCACCGTTACAATCGTCGCCATTGTAGAACAAGGACCCCTAGATCATGCACTGCCCTTTTTGCGCTGAAACAGACACCAAGGTCATTGACTCGCGCCTCGTTGCTGAGGGCGATCAAGTGCGTCGCCGTCGCGAGTGCCTCACTTGTCATGAGCGCTTTACCACCTACGAAGTCGCTGAATTATTGATGCCGCGCATCATTAAGAGCGATGGCT encodes:
- a CDS encoding radical SAM protein, producing MFRSLHRKFRKLVLYTSMIRYKPALLAPMPDHVEIEATTRCNATCGTCSRSSLHPNDLKNDLLPATLDKILTTLPDLKTIRLAGLGEIFLHPDIEFILKKLKERSIKVWIITNGSLLLNEKIRRLIHEYVYEVGISIDSTEPEEFAQIRPMGKVGLDEVLTGMRVLLEERNRGDSSVIIGIHNTTTEMNYKNLSSLGSLCIDLGVDYLAIGFVENWLVRGDPDYQTTADRIHKSLLKLPEIHKAIIKQQWRLAFRGIMVGYKLPKRRIGKCAWPYRSVHITAEGHVTPCCARTQPNHGTFNINTGNFSEYWNGNEYQALRLAHMQKDTLNPICGNCPL
- the yfbR gene encoding 5'-deoxynucleotidase; its protein translation is MTETSHFFAYLSKLRWIERWGMKRNAIRENVMEHSFEVAVVAHALGELYNQNHTEKLDLGVLVLTALYHDASEVLTGDLPSPIKYHNEKIRDAYKEVEHAAEREMLAMLPKPLQATYAPFLLSERVDPIVKQLIKAADIIVAYTKCKAEMVAGNPEFSKAMKDMEEKLSHIALPEVRQFCEMFLPSFSLTLDELIKPQA
- a CDS encoding transcriptional regulator NrdR, which translates into the protein MHCPFCAETDTKVIDSRLVAEGDQVRRRRECLTCHERFTTYEVAELLMPRIIKSDG